The Halomicronema hongdechloris C2206 genome includes a window with the following:
- a CDS encoding resolvase — MASPLPDDAPLLSVEEVQRHLKRSRASIYRYANTDPKVLNPPYDANRLNPEVRTDRDQPLLFHPKEVRRFARDVLGLAPVIQVQPGEETITQELLRAILAELQAIREHLQSQV, encoded by the coding sequence ATGGCTTCGCCTCTGCCTGATGATGCCCCTTTGTTGTCTGTAGAAGAAGTACAGCGTCATCTTAAGCGCTCCCGCGCGTCCATTTACCGCTATGCCAACACTGATCCTAAGGTCTTAAACCCGCCTTACGACGCCAATCGACTCAACCCAGAGGTGCGCACTGATCGGGACCAGCCCCTGCTCTTTCATCCCAAAGAAGTCCGTCGCTTTGCTCGAGACGTGTTGGGGCTGGCACCGGTGATTCAGGTGCAGCCAGGGGAAGAAACCATCACCCAAGAGCTGTTGCGGGCTATCCTGGCGGAATTACAGGCCATCCGCGAGCATTTGCAATCCCAGGTCTAA
- a CDS encoding inorganic diphosphatase: MDLSRIPAQPESGLVNVLIEIPAKSKNKYEFDKDLNAFILDRVLFSSVQYPYDYGFIPNTLADDGDPLDGMVLMDQPTFPGCVIAARPIGMLEMIDDGDRDEKLLCVPAEDPRYSHVKSLQDVAPHRLDEIAEFFRTYKNLEKKVTEILGWKDVDSVTALVNQCIAASK, translated from the coding sequence GTGGACTTATCTCGTATTCCGGCTCAGCCAGAGTCTGGGCTTGTCAATGTACTGATTGAGATTCCGGCGAAGAGCAAGAACAAATACGAATTTGACAAGGATCTCAATGCGTTTATCTTGGACAGAGTTCTCTTCTCGTCCGTGCAGTATCCCTACGACTACGGCTTTATTCCCAACACCTTAGCCGATGATGGCGATCCCCTAGATGGCATGGTGCTTATGGATCAGCCGACCTTCCCTGGGTGTGTGATCGCGGCTCGGCCCATCGGCATGTTAGAGATGATCGACGATGGCGACCGGGATGAAAAACTCCTCTGCGTTCCGGCAGAGGATCCCCGCTACAGCCATGTCAAATCTCTCCAGGATGTGGCTCCTCACCGCCTCGACGAGATTGCCGAATTTTTCCGCACATACAAGAACCTCGAGAAGAAAGTAACCGAAATTCTCGGCTGGAAAGATGTCGATAGCGTGACGGCTCTCGTCAATCAGTGCATTGCGGCTAGTAAATAG
- a CDS encoding MBL fold metallo-hydrolase: MPETDSSSSDVIFQLNSSDHISHETFTVQFWGVRGSVPAPGAETIRYGGNTACVEVLVGGQRLILDGGTGLRTLGKHLLRHQDSIKAHLFFTHTHWDRIQGFPFFFPAFAEENCFHIYGAPAPNGASIKQCLTDQMLRPNFTIPLQKMRSHLHFHNISAGNVIPLGDVLVETIALNHQTSSLGFRISWQGYTLVYATDTDHSHDSVDPNLLYLANEADVLIYDGTYADTYYHDLNCSGAVPWQLGVDAARAANVGKLIMFHHNPCHDDNQLDQLEAEIRSQFQATYLAREGMVVKIA; this comes from the coding sequence ATGCCAGAGACCGATTCGTCGTCATCCGACGTCATTTTTCAACTCAATTCCTCAGATCACATTTCCCACGAAACCTTTACGGTACAGTTCTGGGGAGTGCGGGGCAGTGTTCCGGCGCCAGGGGCAGAAACCATCCGCTATGGGGGAAACACGGCCTGTGTTGAAGTCCTTGTAGGTGGCCAACGACTCATTTTGGATGGCGGCACCGGTCTGCGTACTCTGGGAAAGCATCTGCTGCGTCACCAAGACAGTATTAAAGCCCACTTATTCTTTACCCATACCCATTGGGATCGGATTCAGGGATTTCCATTCTTCTTCCCAGCCTTTGCTGAAGAGAATTGCTTCCATATTTATGGGGCCCCAGCCCCAAACGGGGCCTCTATCAAGCAATGCCTGACCGATCAAATGTTACGTCCCAATTTCACGATTCCCCTACAAAAGATGCGATCGCATCTACACTTTCATAACATTTCAGCCGGCAATGTCATTCCCCTCGGCGACGTATTAGTAGAGACCATTGCCCTCAACCACCAAACCAGTTCCCTGGGGTTTCGTATTAGTTGGCAGGGATACACTTTGGTCTACGCCACCGACACTGACCATTCCCACGACAGCGTCGATCCCAACCTGCTCTATCTCGCCAATGAAGCCGATGTTCTGATTTACGACGGCACCTATGCCGATACCTACTACCACGATTTAAATTGTAGTGGCGCTGTTCCCTGGCAACTGGGAGTCGATGCCGCCAGAGCAGCTAATGTAGGCAAGTTGATTATGTTTCACCACAATCCCTGCCACGACGACAATCAGCTGGATCAGCTAGAAGCCGAAATTCGTTCCCAGTTCCAGGCAACCTACCTAGCTCGCGAGGGCATGGTTGTCAAAATTGCCTGA
- a CDS encoding ArsR/SmtB family transcription factor, whose amino-acid sequence MDTKDIFKVLANDTRLRILQWLKDPKAHFPNAENGVNETEGVCVGLIQKKSGLAQSTISHYLVMLEEAGLVKSTRQGQHTYYRRNNTALADLAHLVADEL is encoded by the coding sequence ATGGACACCAAAGATATTTTCAAGGTGCTAGCCAATGACACTCGCCTGCGAATTTTGCAATGGCTCAAGGATCCCAAGGCCCATTTTCCCAATGCCGAGAACGGCGTCAATGAAACTGAGGGAGTCTGTGTAGGTTTGATTCAGAAGAAATCGGGCTTGGCCCAGTCCACGATTTCCCACTATCTCGTTATGCTAGAAGAGGCTGGACTAGTTAAATCTACCCGCCAAGGCCAGCATACCTACTATCGTCGCAATAACACCGCCCTAGCAGACTTGGCCCATCTGGTAGCTGACGAACTTTAG